atgatttttttgtaacaatCCAATCCAGTGGGGAATGATGATTTAACACTGGCATGTACAGATGGAGGTGTTGCTTTGGtttctgacatgttttacttcttttgtttgatactttacaagattaaaaaaaggtatCAGTGCGTCTCAAAGCAGAGGGTAAGGGAAGGACTGGGGGTCAGGAGGTATTAATATAAGGATGGGGACATGATGGTTGAAGGGGAAAGCATTTGGGGATGGGAGGTTTTTGATCAAAGAGCGAGTGTGTTTAAGTACAGGTGGGCTTGGCCTGTTCTGTTTGTGGGCGTGTCTGTCTCTCAGGAACTCCTCTTAGTCCTGGAGTGTTGGATCAACCACTGAAGAGTGatgtctgcagagagagacagatgtgatgtcagcagacacagagagaaaagagagagggagagactaaaggctcaggaaacctgaatttttccacattattctaacattttgagatggtggattttttatttgtgtgagctgtaagccataatcatcaaaattttacttaagtatttcagtatttgtatgagatgaatctagaatttatgAAAGTTGTGTGACTTTTTGAAGTagataaaggggaaaaaatgaacttttacacaatcttttaatttttttgagatgcacctgtacactCATGGTTGCTTTTAGTTGTTTTGAGGCACctggcaaagaccaatatgaagTCCTTCCCCATTTAGcttaaataaattaaagcatATTTAGAAGCATCTCTTTTCATAAACCAAAACAGAGAACTACAGGACAAAAGTCATTATCACAGCTCATGCTCCCCTAATTATGCAGAACTCATATCCTTCTTCAACCCAAATAGAACagtgactttaaaaaacagcatggCACAGCTCTCTATGACAACTAGAACACATACAGACCAACAACCTTTTCCTTTTGTTAACCTTTGTAGGCATCTTTTTGGAGAAGTGGCTTTTTGCCAACCATGGCCTActatttagcaaaaaaaaaaaaaacagagggaaaggccctaacatccccagcttcaccaacatcctgtcctctgcctttgaagatgatgtcatccgtTGAAGCGTTTAAAAAGTTcccttcctctgcctttgagGATTATGTAATCCTTTaaagcgtataaaacattcccttcctctgcctttgaagatcatgtcatcctttaagcctataaaacattcccttcctctgcctttgagGATCTCATcctcaaagcttataaaacattcccttcctctgcttttgaggatgatgtaatcctttaaagcttataaaaaatTCCCTTCCTTTGCCTTTGAGGatcatgtcatcctttaaagctttcaaaacattcccttcctctgcctttgagGAGCTCATccttaaagcttataaaacattaccTTCCTaggcctttgaagatgatgtcatactttaaaGCGTTTAAAACATTCCCTTCCTCTGTCATAggagatgatgccatcctttatagcttttaaaacattcccttcctctgcctttgaggatgatgtcatcctttaagccTATAAAACACTCCtgtctgcctttgaagatgatgtcatccttaaagcatttaaaacattcctttcctctgcctttaaagatgatgtcatactttatagcttttaaaacattccctTCCTCTGTCATAggagatgatgccatcctttatagcttttaaaacattcccttcctctgcttttgaggatgatgtcatcctttaagcttataaaacactcctgtctgcctttgaagatgatgtcatccttaaagcatttaaaacattcctttcctctgcctttaaagatgatgtcatcctttatagcttttaaaacattcccttcctctgcttttgaggatgatgtaatcctttaaagcttataaaacattcactTCCTTTGCCTTTTGAAGAGGATATCATCCtataagcttataaaacattcctttactctgcctttgaagatgatgtcattagaACTTGagaaacattccagccttgGCTTTTGCATGCAGGCCACTGCCTTGTTTAGTATTTTGGAGGCCCCTCTCCATGTAGTTAATAAGTGATTAAACCATTTCAAAGCATCTCTTTACAGATACCAAAGCCAGAGAACTACAGGACAGACCCAAAATCTAAATCCCCAAATTGCCAAGAGGACTTCATCATCACAACTCAAACTTAGCACATCCTGATAGTTGGACATGTCTATCTATATATACATGCCTTAATCAGTTAGAGTAATTTCAGACATCCCCAGGCAAGGCTAGAACTTGGGCTGACACTGCTGCCACAATGCAAGAAGTCTCTACTCCTTGTAGGCCAGGGTACTCCaacttcctcccacagtccaaagacaacCTTGTTAAGAtcaactggtgactctaaattgcccgtaggtgtgagtgtgagcatttATCTGTGTCTGTATgacagccctgtgattgaccagTGATCAGTCCAGGACATACCACACCTCTCGCCTAGAAACAGCTTGGATCGGCTCCAGAAAGTAAGTGTTTTGAATATACTTTTATCCTCTCTGTACTTCAGGAGATCACAATTCCAATGATCCCTTTTTAAGTATCTAATTTCACCTTATGCAATAAAAATATGGATTCAAACACACCCCTGCTGGAAGGTGTTGCAAATTCTAGGATATAATCAACCCAGCATGTATGTCTGTGTGTCGTACCAATGTTGTCTTTCTCCTTGCAGGAGATGGAATAGCAGCAGATCTCTCTGTCCTGGATGGCCGACAGGTTCCTGaataaaaatgcacacacaGTCTGTTGAAATGCAAATATAGAGCCAttgcagaaagtggcaaatttcaaacaaatagctaaaaacacatttaaatacatatgCACTGGTTAAGTTTAGAGGATCTATAGTCACATTTtaatactgtaaaatctggtATATAAgtctatttttgtgttttcactttaagtctttttgtccttagggaagttttttaatgcaaaagaGATATTTTGCCTTAACTGGGAGCATTTCAGGTGAAATaagtttcatttaaataaaaaacaatcaaaaagagAATGCATTTGTATGTAATGTCTTAGTGCGCTCTTAGATCTCCAACAATATTTTAGAAGAGTTTTTAAGATTATGGACAGACCTTAAATCCAATCTGTCATTTTACtatctgcttttttattttaaacagtacTAGGGAGATAAAGCTATTCATCTtccttgtttattttctttgttataaAACTGCAGCTTCTGTGTTTTCTGCCAGCTTGTTTTTGGAGAAAAGTTGCAGCTTGTACGTAACGCCTATAATGGTACGTTCTGTGGTAAATACTGATGAGAACACATTCAGACAGAGTAAGACGTGGTGACTTACATCCTCTCTATGAGCTCCTTCTCATCCAGAGCCCCTGGTAGGTCCCTCTTGTTTCCCAGAACCAAAACCTGCAGAAACACAGggaacacacatcagctgatcATAGAATATAACAGCTGTGAGCCACAGCGGACCAGAGGGAAATTCTCATGAGTTATCCAGCAGCAGGATGCAATTTCAGACAGACTTTACATttgatatttcacaaaaaaacaacattttaacatcCAGATAGACTCCAAATATCAGTGACAAGGGCTGGCCAACATACTGACTTTTAATCAAGATGTTGACTGAATCTGTTTACATTTATAATGCATGCTCTGCCCACAGTGTACGTCACATGGACCGCTTTTGAAAGTATTTCAAGAAATACATTGGCTTATTTACATTACAGTATGCATCATGTTCTCTTAtctgtaataaataaaagtttttcttaaataattaaaatctgCTCAACTTGCTTTCCTTAAGTCCCCATCGCCACACTAAAACTCTACATTAAAATACTTGTGATCTCAATATTAATTATTGAATGATCTAAATAATTGAACTATATACACCTTATCAAACTTTCTGGGTTTGTCCACTGAATAAACTCAGCTTTACAACAAGCATTCACTTCGTTGGTACTGTTTAGCACACAGTGTTTGTGATGATACCAGAGCAGAGGACATGCTTTATGTTGAAATACGGCTGTGTACGGGTTTGATTCATAACTTCTTTTACTGAACTCTgatttccaaaaagttggggtgctatgtaaaagttaataaaatcccacaaacccatattttattcacaataggacataaacaacatatcagatgtagacattttaccatttcatgaaaaatattagctcattttgaatttgatgacagcaacacataTCAAAAAAAGCTGGGATAGGGTAGtcaaaggctggaaaagttaGTGGTACTACTGACAAACAgatggaggagcattttgcaattaaTAAGGTTAGTTGGCaacaaaagattcaaagaacatggagaaatctctgtgagcaaaggacaaggctgaaggggccctcaggggccactgcattaaaaacagacatgattctgtactgaaatcactgcatgggctcaggaacattccagaaatcattgtctgtcaacacagttggccgtgccatccaccaatgacagttaaagctggatcatggagagaagaagccatatccagacacactgctgtcttctctggaccaaagctcatttaacatgggctgaggaaacatggaaaactgttctgtggtcagaggaaaccacagatgctgtgtcctgtggactgaagaggagagggagcatccaacttgttctcctggctcaggtctaaagcctgcatctctgatggtatggggttgcattagtgcctatggcgtgggcagctctaacatctggaaaggaactatcaatgctggaaagtagagagagattttagagcaacatatgctcccatccagacgtctctgtcaggaaaggccttgactatttcagcaagaccatgctaaaccacataccacatccatcacaacagcatggcttcacaggagaagagtctggaaaatccagcaaagaagctACAATCacacatcagacaagaatgggacagcattacTCTCCCAAAAGTGCAGCAACTGGtgtcctcacttcccagacgtttacagactgttgttaaaagaggggatgctacacaatggtaaacatggcccggTCCTTATTTGTTTGAGATGTGtagctgccatcaaattcaaaatgaactaataattttcatgaaatggtaaaatgtctcagttttaacatctgatatctTTTTTACCTTCtactgtgaatcaaatatgggtctatgagatctgacaatcactgacttttgtttttgtttacattttacacagcacaaacttttttggagtttAGGTAGCACTACAGGATTTGTGGATATCACATCAACCAAAGCACATGGTGAAGAAAAAGCCCCTGTGTTTAAAACCTTGACCACCATAGTGAGACAGACATCAGAAATGAGAAATAAACTCTGTTCTCTCTGtgtaagtttgttttcttggtttCACTCGCTCTGTTAGGATTTGTTAAATCGGATTATTCTGTGTTGGGCAGGTTTGCTGTGGTTCAGCTGGCATTATTTGGTTCAGCGAGCTCAATCGTATTAGTCTCTTTCTGCTCTGGATCAGTCTGGTTTGGCTCTTACAGGAATGCCCTGCAGCTGCGGTTTGTCCAGCAGGTTGTGGAGTTCGTTCTTGGAGGCTTCGATCTTCTCTGGGTCTGCTGCGTCCACCATGTAGCTGCAGAcagaaagaaacaggaagtcagctgaATGTTGTCTTAAATACTGACTCTGTTTACGTGGAAACACATCATGCTCTGCCCCGCTGAAGTGGACTCAAAACAAAGTCTGGGTCATAGAAGAAGCTGGCACAGCCTATCAGGATCATTTTTACTACATCTAATCCGAGCACGCAAACTACACTTTGGTGCTCTCTGTTCCATAAATGTGACCTACTTGCCCTGAAGCTCTGCTACCCAATCTCACCAAGACAACTGGGAAAATATGACACAGCAAGGCTGGAGGACTGCACTGGGATTCTTCCTGAAGATCAAACTTAAGGATCTCTCTAATAATGATTTAAACACACTATGTTTAttctacagcagtgatactcaatgcgtGGCtgtggagccacatgtggctcttttgtgattatttgtggctcttttatgtcttcatttgaaatattattctcccagaaaacaggaaactttaacttcagaaattaatcacattatcagtttgtttcccagacttatacagaatgctttaattgtcaaacttaattgtaccatctatcacatttttgccctttttcaccatttttgccatttttcatccagCTAAGCTACCTTTATcattaaattccactttttcctactattttgcccatttttgccacttttcccctttatttttttttgctacttttcaccatcTGATCTGCCTTTCTCCATTAAGTACCCCTTTATTCCGAAatgttttttcctatttttgccacttatttttgacatttgttaCCTTATTTCTATCACTTGTATCccattttttaccatgtttttgctgctttttcacaatttttccccaattaagctacctttcaccATTAAATATCATCTGGttactgttttttgcccatttttgtcactcgtaaccgctttttacccattttagtcacttttctttcattttttgccacctttttgccacttttggaccatttttgctacctttttccttttttcactactttttgcccatttaaaattccttttgccattaaatgccacttgtcTCCTcttatttgccagtttttgcaacttcttttggccacttttattctaattctgtcctttttcacattttttgcccatttaagtcacattttgccagtaaataccacttgtttcttatgtttttgccttattttgccactcttgactacCTTTAggctgttttagtcacttttctctcatttttatgccactttttgccacatttggaccatttttgccacctttaacttatttctattgctttttcaagctgtttttgccactttccatcacttagattgtggctcttgccaaggtatttttcaacaatttggctctttggttgagcagggttgagtaacactgttctaCAGCCAGGGAGCTCAATCGAACAAGATGACCTCAAGGTTAAAGCAGGGTGCACACCACAAGATAATCATGTTGATTTTTAGTCTGACTTCCTccttctgaccaaagtcagcaaaggcccatttatctgatggttttaaagattattttgacAGAGCTTCCTGTGGTGTGAGGAGTTTCACCCTCCCTGATCTGCTTGgaggaaattttaaaaacttatttaATGGTCATGTCGTATGCAGCCGGCCTATGACAGATATTCAGCTATCACCCTGAATATTCAGCAGCTCTTTTCTTCTGCTCTGCTAACAGAGATTATCAGAGGGCAAATTCCCGTGAACGTCTCATTAAAGCCTCTGAGGCTTCTCCGTATTTCTACGGCCCGTTTAGGGGACAGTAACCAGAGTTTAGAAAACAAGAACTTACACAATCGCACTGACTCCTCGACAGTAACGCTCCCACATGCTCCTGAATCGAGGCTGACCGCCGATATCCCAcaactgcagacagagagagagtttAAAGTTAAGTCAGAAGTCATGATTAACCCCTAAAACAGTGGCAGAGAAGCTGCTGTCAGCAGACGGTTTTTGTTTTCTCAAAACTGACTGGCGACGCCCTCAATGCTTGGCATTCACACCAAAGAGTTCGATCTTTGTTTCATCAAACCACAGAATTTTGTTTCTCAAGGTCTGAGAGTTCTTCAGGTGCCTTAGGCCAAACTCCAGGCTCCATGTGCCTCCTACTGAGCAATGCTGGAGCtctgtcagagtgaccatcaggttcttatCACCTCCCTGACTGAAGTCCTTCTAACCCGGCTCAGATTGGCTGAAGGGCCAGCTCTAGGAAGAGTCCTGATGgttccaaacttcttccatttatgGATGATGGAGGTCACTGTGCTCTTTGtacccttccccagatctgtgccttaaTACAATCCTGCTTCAGAGGTCTacagaccaaaacaaaacaggataCTATGGCACTCATAGGTCAGTATTGCTGTATCCCATTTTCTGACAGCTACAGACTACCTACACTGGTGCGACTTTGATTAAACTGTTCATTTAACTTCAGATACTTTGAAATACACTGGATGTGTGGAGTCGGGATAGCTGGTCTGCTTGCTGGCTGAGCATGCTTTGGTGCTGTATGGAGCAACTGGGTGGAGCATGAGTGCACTCGAGGTCGTATTATAATCTAAACATTTTGCAGCAGAGGTGCTCTGGCTTAAATATCATACCCAGATTAAGAATAAAATATCTTTGTTTGGtctacaaaatacaaaaaaacccaaTCACAACACTGTTGTCAGTCTTTTACAGAACCTGTCAATAATCATTTTTACGTTCTTAAACAACAGCAGGGATACGGAGGTGAATATTGTGATTCTTATTAGGCTATTTAAAGCCAAATGCAAGTCAACATAACTGGAATTCAATAGCTTTCCGACTTGTTATCAGAATGGTTCAACCTGCTGTAAAACAGTCAATTTACAGGCAGTATAACAGACTACCATTGATAACTCTGGGACATaaagaaatggataaaaacaccTTCTCTTACtctaaataatgaataaataaagtataAATAATGGCTGTGTGAGGGTGCACTTACACCAATGAAATTCATATAATGCCCAAGCACACTTATGTTCCAAAGCCACGTCTTTTCAGTCAGTGTGAGTGCTCTGTACCATGCTCAGGCACAGTACACTTCCTTAGACCTGGCACAAATGGAGAGGGTGGGCTTCAACACACTGTGACTTCTCTTGCACAAGCATGGATGCTGCAAggatgtgacctttaaatgatATGACCATTCCTCTAAACaagcattttaaacattttttgaattcactttttagacttttaaacCTGGGactgcattttgtgtttgtAACATCTTTAACTATTCATTTACCTACTGATATTGTTTGCTGCTACAAAGAAGACTGGCACACGaaatctgttgtgtttttattacgCAATGACAATGAaatatctatctgtctatctatctatctatctatctatctatctatctatcagcAGAGAGTTAGCTGACCAGAGTGATTCAGGATGAGCCACAAAGTGAGAAAACTCACTGCATGGTGTAGTGCAATAACAAACTACCCTGGcaccttaaaagaaaaaaaaaatgggtattGACCAGTATTGGCCAGTTGACTCACCTTGATGGTGACATTTCCTTTAGTGATCTTCCTCATGTTAAACCCGACTGTTGGGATCATGTCTTCACTGAATTGTCCggactgaaacacacacacaaacacaaggttACACGCAAATTTTTTTTGATTGACAATTGACACAACTTTCCAGAGGTGCATGCAGATGtttcaagggaaaaaaaaagtcttcaagaATCTTCACCTAGTCGGCCCTTTTAGATCAAGCTTTGGATAATCATGAAAACCTGCACAGAAACAATGCGTGGGAATGGATTTTTGCCTAAATCTGATTCgcagatatttccaaactcattttaacaagtaaataattaaaaatttaCTTTAAGTCCTGAGTAACTACTGAGAATCGTACAGTAAAGTATAATCTTTCCTTACTGGCAAGAATAACAAgtgaatagatctccaaccaggttgtttagATAAAGTCACACCTATAATAAGGTAAAATATACAGTAAAaatgacagtgttaatttaactcacATATAGTAATATTGTACACTTTAGAAGTGTCCATGCTCCATATAACCTACAGTAGTTACACCGTGGTGCGCGCAGGTGTGGgtgtttgtcacttttgaaagttttgaaatAATCGTTCACAACAGGACAGAAATGCAGTAACTCTAGAAAATCTCTGACAAGGTGGGTTATTTCTGGAAATAACAAAGCAGACAGTCGACCTCATAGCAAACCagtgcatactgatgaagaacatGCCCTATGCTTCTTTAACAGCCACCTGAAGTCACAGACGGGACTCTAACTCcatggataacttcactcatggtgcaaatgtgtctcacatcaaaaatagCAACAATGCAccaaaaacatgagcaaaggaaccCCAGCAGAGGTCAATGCACAGGGAATatctaaacacaactaaactgcccaagggcatgatggggaattCTGCCCCCAATTCAAAATTGCaggggggatttttttgttgttgcaaaaatggctagataaagtggtgaaaatgggcaaaaaaagaggaaacaagtggtatgcaATAGCAAAGGGTAGTTtacatggacaaaaagtggcaaggaatggtaaaaaaaaagcaaaaaatgggataaaagtggcaaaaattgggaaagagtggcaaaaaaaattgtgaaaaagggaaaaaaatgaggaaaaaaggaaacaagtggtattaattGGCAatgggcagcttaaatggacaagaagtggcaaaatgtgaaaaaaaaaaaaaagggggggggggcaaaagaaggagaaaagtggcaaaaaaagatgtagcacaaatgacaaaaaaaaaaagaaaaagaaaagggatatttaatgatgaaaggtagcttaaatggacaaaaaggtgaaaagggcaaaaatgggatgaaaatggaaaaaaatgggtgaaaagaggcaaaaagaagtggtaaaaaaaatatgaaaagggtatttaatggcattataactgaataagagggaaaggcagatgtttaaggacatgtGCAAACCAaattatccaaaatatattaatgttaaaaatgtttaaggattagacataaatgtttgaaatgttgtttatttcttaaatattatttttatttattatttatattttttgttcaatttgaatccttttagtgggtgggggtccaccgactGAATAATTTCTTTTTAGGGGAggctctctctcacacactttgaaaacccctgctttaGTGGATTTCACAAGAAATGTGTACACAGCAAGTTAGTTTGATAATGTAGGTAATTTGATAGTTATGGAGACTGTGTCTCTTAAATCAATAAATGTTCTGTCATTTTAATGAAGGTTTGTGTCACAATGCAccaaagacaaataaaatgtcatgataTCAAAACAGACATTTTCTAGAACCGTGTCAAACTGATAATGCCGGTATTATGAAATGACACGGTTAAATTCATCTACAGCAGATATCTGACCCTCCACATGAAATAATTGACTCATTCCCGTCCTGCTGAAGCTAACAGCTGACCTCACCACCGCAGGATAACAATGGATGCAGACAGATGCTAACTGACAGCTGGCGTTAGCACACGGAGCTAACACATGAAGCCTACCGCTATCACGTTGACGAAGGTGGTTTTCCCGGAGTACTGCAGCCCCACCAGGGTcagctccatctcctccttccAGAAGAGCGCCTTGAACCAGTCCAGCAGTTTGTTAATTAGCGCTATCATCTTTATCGTCCGATGCTAATGCTAGCTGCGGCTGCTGCTCCTACGGCTAGGTGGCtgtgctagctagctagctggctAACGCCCGGTTGTCTTTTTGATTTGGGGGCTGAGTGTAATTATGACAACCACGGACGGTAACCGGAATCCAGCGGTAGCGGTAGACTGTGTGAGACGTGACAGGACTATCCGAGAAACCGGCTTTTTCTGTCGTTAATATCCGCTCTTTATTTTCGGCtttctctgatgtttacagctacGCCTTTTGATTTTTTAACAACCACCAAGCTAGCTATGATAATCTGTCGACATCCGGTTaagcccttcaaaataaaacatcgaAGGCGACATTCAACACTCAATAAACATGCAGAATGGACAAGAACACTTTTctaaatgagttgaaatgcaGATATTAATGAACAAGCTTTGTGTTTAACATCTGACTTTTTCCTTctagctgttgttgttgttcataATTGTTGAAAAACCAAGCGGGTGTTAGGAGTTCTTCTTCCTGTTTGGGTGGGGTTGATCGAGGAAGCGgaacaaaaaagggcaaagactAGAAGAAGAGAGAGCGACACATTTGTGAGATTTAAACACTGCCATCTGCCGTCAACACGTGGTTTCTataataaactaaataaacgtattattattattattattagggcccgagcaccgagtggtgcgaggacctaattgtaTTTGCTAGGATTATTTTACTTATGCATCTGCCGTCATTGCATGGACTTTTCAGACccttaacatttctgaattcGCAGGAAATTTTGCACGTACCTCCGGTCTcatgaaaattttgatattttctggGTCTCCAAtatgaaaattcagaattgcaaaaattgcgccccctaacagttttcaaaattaaagccccctcctttgactttgtcgtagattcatgaaattttgtgtgcaggtgcagcttggggagatctacaaaaaagcctcttgggcctacactctatctccaacaggaaatccgccATTTTGAATCAATATGGGAAACAggggctgtttttggccttttccaggggtcatatCTGGATTAACTTCGctgagggatttcatccgaTCGACTTGTACTTCAgcacagagctacatgagacatggatgatgaaaagttattaggggttttctcattagtcaaaaggtgtggccatggcaagtcctcaaatttgcatatttctttggtaaacaggaagtagtttataaTTCAGCTGTGCATTGTCCAAGTGGACTCATATTGCTCAGGAATATTGACGGTCATGGCCTGCATCCATTCATATCATCATATTTTCTACAGATTAAagcgccacctagtggtgataggaaatgtcaaggtttatggtgcaagccacagtttaaaaactactcaagatatccacttcaaatttgtgtcggaaggactaaagaagtggatttagctttgcaaaaaagaaaattgactT
This window of the Cheilinus undulatus linkage group 11, ASM1832078v1, whole genome shotgun sequence genome carries:
- the LOC121517813 gene encoding ADP-ribosylation factor-like protein 8A yields the protein MIALINKLLDWFKALFWKEEMELTLVGLQYSGKTTFVNVIASGQFSEDMIPTVGFNMRKITKGNVTIKLWDIGGQPRFRSMWERYCRGVSAIVYMVDAADPEKIEASKNELHNLLDKPQLQGIPVLVLGNKRDLPGALDEKELIERMNLSAIQDREICCYSISCKEKDNIDITLQWLIQHSRTKRSS